The sequence below is a genomic window from Geothermobacter ehrlichii.
ACGACTTCCGGCGTTCCCTGGCGCAGCTCGCGGTGATGGTCGATGCGGGCGACGCCGATATCCTCGAAGGGCAGAGCCTGCAGACGCTCGAGCAGTTCGTCGGTGGACAGGCCGCCGTCACGAAATGCCGTCAGCAGCTTTTTCAGTTCAGTCCGGTTCATGCCAAAACTCCATAATTAGCAGGCTCGCTGTCGTTTGCCAATCCCCGCCGCAACAAATTTGCGGCGCCGGCGGAGCTTACAGGCCCAGTTCGGGCGCGATTTTTTGCATCGCCTGCAGGCAGAGGTCGCAGAATTCGTCCAGGGGGATGCCGGCCTGTTCGCATTCGCGGATGATCTCCCGGCTGGCGCCGGCGGCGAAGGCTTTTTCCTTGAAGCGCTTGCGCACCGACTTCGGCTTGACGCTGGCCAGTTTCCTGTCGGGATAGACCAGGGCGGTGGCGATGATCAGGCCGGTGATGGTTTCGCCCGCCGCCAGGGCGTGATGGAAGATCGTCCGTCGCCGGTCGCCATGGGCCGCTTCGTTGTGCAGGCGGATCGCCTCGACGATTTCCGGATCGACGCCCAGCCGGTTGAGGATGGCAACGGTCTGGTGGGTGTGGCGTTCGAGATCGTCGGCCGTCTGCTCGACATCGAGATCGTGCAGAAGTCCGGCCAGTCCCCATTTTTCCTCGTCTTCGCCCAGTCGGCGGGCCAGGGCCCGCATCACCGCTTCGCTGGCCAGACAGTGCTTGATCAGGTTCGGGCTGTGAATATGCTGGTGGACCAGGTCGAGGGCCTGGTTGCGGTCAATGCCGTACGACATGGGTATCTCCCTCCCTTGAGAAGATGATTTGTCAGCCTAAACAAATCATTATAGCAGGATTTCAGGTGATGTGGAGGAGACGGTGAACTGCCATGTCGCCAGGGTTCTGGGGGAAAGGATTGCCGGTTGCCAGTGGACGGATGATTTTGATGTCAATGGCGTATATGCCACTTGTCCGGTTTTCTTTTTTGAGCAATCCCGCAATTTTGGTGTAGTAAAGCATTTTATGTTTATCAGTTTTGATCGGGTGCGTGACGCTTTCGTTTGGACTGATCGGCAAGTCGCCATGAACTGTCGACGGTTGGCAGAAGGCGCCTTTACCAAGGTCGGCGCCGATCCGCTGAACCTGACTGTGCGGGTGCGGAAAACCGGCAGCCTGGTTGCCGATATCGGCGGACGTACCGGCTGGATGACCAGCCTGGGATCCGAAACCCTGGTCAGTGACCTGGAAGCGAAGTTCAATTACGATTTCGATATCGACGACCACCTGCTCAGCGCCGGATTTACCGGCTACCGGGGAGCGACGTTCACGATTTACGGCCGGGAACCGGAGCGCTACGGTCTTGTCATTGGGGGTGGGCTGAGTTTCCTGAGTGGAAGCGGATTCCGTTCGTCACTGCGCGTTCAGGAAGAGCTGCGGGAAGGTTGTCGCTCTTTCGCGGTCTACGGAGGCTTGCGTCTGGATTCCTGAGCCTGAAAATTCCGGACGGCATCTGCTGGATCAGCGCGTCGGTGCCCGGGGACAAACCCCGGTCACCGACGTTTTTTGACCGACCTTTCAGCTTCGTCTGGCCGAAGCCCGCTCGCGCAGGTCGATGACCCGCGCCGGCGTCCGTTGCTGTTTTTCCTCGGCGAGCACCTTTTCCGGGTTGTTGAAGGCGTCGTGAAATTTCTGGAAATGGTCCCAGAAGATTTCCACCATGGCGTTCATCCGCGACAGGGGGTCCTTGCAGCGGGACAGGGTGGCGTCGATGCGGAACTGCAGGCCGCGGGCCCGTTTGCGGTAGGCTTCTGGAAAGCTTTCTATCGTCTTCTCGACCAGTTCGCGACTGACCCGGTCGAATTCTTCGCTGTCGGTTTCGGCCAGATCCGTCAGGTGTTCGATGATGCCTCGGGTATCGTTGATGTCGGGAATCATGTTCTGTTTTCCTCGTGCCGGTCTTTCGTGTTCCGGCTAACTCCATGAACAAATCTCATTCCACCGGCCTGCCCGCGAATCGCGGCGCCAGATACTCGCGAAACAGCCTTTCGGCGATCTGCGGCTGCCGCGTCGCTGTCGCCGCCATTTCGGCGTGCAGCAGCAGTGGATCGGCGAGCGGCGTCTCTTGCGGCTGCCATCCCCGCCAGGCGTCCACCCGGCCGAACCGGCGCAGCAGGTGAACCCGTCCCGCCGGGTCGGGGATCAGCTGCAGCTTGAGCATCAGCCGCAGCGGATCGCCGGCAAGGTGCAGGCTGGCCTGCTCCGGCGTTCCTTCTCTGAGCAGGAGGCAGGCTCCCAGTTCGCCGCCGATCAGCACGTCGTCCTCCAGCCCCTGCTCGCGGATCATGTCGGGCAACCGGGCAATTCCGTCCGCCGCGACCGGTCGGCAGGGCTGGATGCCGAGCGTCGCGCGCAGGCGATCGCCGTAGCCGATTTCCCAGCGGCGGAACAGTTCGTCCGCCGCGTGCAGCTGGCGGATGCCGTTTCGTTCGACCAGATGGCCGAGCTGTTCGAGATTCTTCAGCACCGGACCGACGGCGCCCAGGGCGATGCCCGATTCGCCGGCCAGGTCGCGATAGGTCCAGGCCGCCGCCTTTGGTTGCCGCAGCAGCAGAAAGATCAGTTTCAGCCCGGCGTGCTGGAATGCGCGTCCCGTCCGGGGCTGTCTTTCCGGCCGCTTGCGGCCGCTGACCTCGACGAACAGGGGTGGCTGCCGCAGGCTGGCGTTGCCGGCGGCGTCGACGAAATCGATACCCGAGCGGCGCAGCTTGGCGGCGACCTTTTCCGGCAGATAGTCGGTCAGCAGCAACGGTTTTTCGCCGTCGGGTTCGTTTCGCAGATGATGGATGGCCACCTCGGCGCTGGTCTCGGTCAGCCGCAGGCGGGTGAACGTCCGGTAGCTGAGGCGCCCCCAGGGGCCCTGAAGCTGCAGCCGGCCCTGCTCCTCGGACCTGTCGCTCGGGAAAAAATCGGCTTGGCACCCGTCCAGGGCCCGCAAATTGCGCAGGCAGGCTTCCAGAGTCTGTCGTTCGCTGTCGGTCAGGCGCGCCATGGTTGTCGGACTCTCCGCTGAAGTCAGGTGTTGTTCACCATTCTATAATGTTCATCCTCTATGAACAAGGGGTAAAGTGTGAACGGGGGCTCAGAATTGGGAGGAATCAGGAATCAGGGGCGAGGGGCGAGAAGCAAGAAGCGCGAGTCGAGAGTCGCGAATCGAGGATCGAGGATCGAGGATCGAGGGTCGAGGGTCGAGGA
It includes:
- a CDS encoding HDIG domain-containing metalloprotein, whose amino-acid sequence is MSYGIDRNQALDLVHQHIHSPNLIKHCLASEAVMRALARRLGEDEEKWGLAGLLHDLDVEQTADDLERHTHQTVAILNRLGVDPEIVEAIRLHNEAAHGDRRRTIFHHALAAGETITGLIIATALVYPDRKLASVKPKSVRKRFKEKAFAAGASREIIRECEQAGIPLDEFCDLCLQAMQKIAPELGL
- a CDS encoding type IV toxin-antitoxin system AbiEi family antitoxin gives rise to the protein MARLTDSERQTLEACLRNLRALDGCQADFFPSDRSEEQGRLQLQGPWGRLSYRTFTRLRLTETSAEVAIHHLRNEPDGEKPLLLTDYLPEKVAAKLRRSGIDFVDAAGNASLRQPPLFVEVSGRKRPERQPRTGRAFQHAGLKLIFLLLRQPKAAAWTYRDLAGESGIALGAVGPVLKNLEQLGHLVERNGIRQLHAADELFRRWEIGYGDRLRATLGIQPCRPVAADGIARLPDMIREQGLEDDVLIGGELGACLLLREGTPEQASLHLAGDPLRLMLKLQLIPDPAGRVHLLRRFGRVDAWRGWQPQETPLADPLLLHAEMAATATRQPQIAERLFREYLAPRFAGRPVE
- a CDS encoding autotransporter domain-containing protein; translated protein: MNCHVARVLGERIAGCQWTDDFDVNGVYATCPVFFFEQSRNFGVVKHFMFISFDRVRDAFVWTDRQVAMNCRRLAEGAFTKVGADPLNLTVRVRKTGSLVADIGGRTGWMTSLGSETLVSDLEAKFNYDFDIDDHLLSAGFTGYRGATFTIYGREPERYGLVIGGGLSFLSGSGFRSSLRVQEELREGCRSFAVYGGLRLDS
- a CDS encoding DUF3135 domain-containing protein, producing MIPDINDTRGIIEHLTDLAETDSEEFDRVSRELVEKTIESFPEAYRKRARGLQFRIDATLSRCKDPLSRMNAMVEIFWDHFQKFHDAFNNPEKVLAEEKQQRTPARVIDLRERASARRS